The following proteins come from a genomic window of Helicobacter sp. MIT 99-5507:
- the rplX gene encoding 50S ribosomal protein L24 has translation MIMAKIKRDDMVLIIAGDDKGKTGKVLKVLPKESKVIVEGCNIVKKAIKPSDNNPKGGFISKEKPIHISNVKKS, from the coding sequence ATTATAATGGCTAAGATTAAAAGAGATGATATGGTATTGATTATTGCTGGTGATGATAAAGGAAAAACTGGTAAAGTCTTAAAAGTCTTACCTAAAGAATCTAAAGTTATTGTAGAAGGTTGCAATATTGTAAAAAAGGCTATTAAGCCAAGTGATAATAATCCTAAAGGTGGTTTTATCTCTAAAGAAAAACCAATACATATATCAAATGTTAAAAAGTCATAG
- the rplF gene encoding 50S ribosomal protein L6, giving the protein MSRIGKQAITIPKGLKISLDGTKLIFNNAKIQKELETHDRVEINLTNETLSFGLKESQGLKAKAFWGTYRALANNIVVGLTSGFTKQLEINGVGYKAAIKGNVLELSLGYSHPIDYKIPDGIEITLEKNILTLKGADKQQIGQVASEIRSFRAPEPYKGKGVKYVDEVIMRKAGKTAKK; this is encoded by the coding sequence ATGTCAAGAATTGGTAAGCAGGCAATAACTATTCCTAAAGGTTTAAAGATATCTTTAGATGGAACAAAACTAATTTTTAATAATGCTAAAATACAAAAAGAATTAGAAACTCATGATAGAGTTGAAATCAATCTTACAAATGAAACATTATCATTTGGTCTAAAAGAATCACAGGGACTTAAAGCAAAAGCATTTTGGGGAACTTATAGAGCTTTAGCAAATAATATTGTGGTTGGTTTGACAAGTGGATTTACAAAACAATTAGAAATCAATGGTGTTGGTTATAAAGCAGCGATAAAAGGTAATGTTTTAGAGCTGTCTTTAGGCTATTCGCATCCTATTGATTATAAGATTCCAGATGGCATTGAAATAACTTTAGAAAAAAATATATTGACTTTAAAAGGTGCAGATAAACAGCAAATTGGGCAAGTTGCATCTGAAATAAGATCATTTAGAGCACCTGAGCCGTATAAAGGTAAGGGTGTCAAATATGTTGATGAAGTTATAATGCGTAAAGCTGGTAAAACTGCTAAAAAGTAA
- the rplO gene encoding 50S ribosomal protein L15 translates to MALENIKPAKNSVKSIKRVGRGQGSGMGKTSTRGGKGQTARTGYSQKIGFEGGQQPLQRRLPKVGFKSRVIKPYVINVDRITKICTLDEITKLSIRSVHKYPSQTDKIKLIGKKVKDIASKVKDDSIVVSGK, encoded by the coding sequence ATGGCATTAGAGAACATTAAACCAGCTAAAAATAGTGTTAAATCTATTAAAAGAGTTGGTCGTGGTCAAGGTAGCGGTATGGGCAAAACTTCTACAAGAGGTGGAAAAGGACAGACTGCTAGAACTGGTTATAGTCAAAAAATAGGTTTTGAAGGTGGGCAACAACCATTACAAAGGAGACTTCCAAAAGTTGGTTTTAAAAGTAGAGTTATAAAACCTTATGTAATAAATGTAGATAGAATTACAAAGATTTGCACTCTTGATGAAATCACAAAATTAAGCATAAGAAGTGTGCATAAATATCCATCTCAAACAGATAAAATAAAACTGATAGGAAAAAAAGTAAAAGATATCGCCTCAAAAGTAAAAGATGATAGTATTGTTGTTAGTGGAAAATAA
- the rplN gene encoding 50S ribosomal protein L14: MIQSFTRMNVADNSGAKELMCIKILGGSHRRYASVGDVVVASVKKAIPNGKVKKGDVVKAVIVRTKKEIHRENGSLVRFDDNAAVILDAKKEPIGTRIFGPVGREVRYANFMKIVSLAPEVL; this comes from the coding sequence ATGATACAGAGTTTTACTAGAATGAATGTTGCTGATAATAGTGGTGCAAAGGAATTAATGTGTATCAAGATTCTAGGCGGTAGTCATAGAAGATATGCTAGCGTTGGTGATGTTGTTGTTGCATCTGTAAAAAAAGCTATTCCTAATGGAAAAGTCAAAAAAGGTGATGTTGTAAAAGCTGTGATAGTTAGAACAAAAAAAGAAATACATAGAGAAAATGGCTCATTAGTGAGATTCGATGATAATGCAGCTGTTATTTTAGATGCAAAAAAAGAACCTATTGGCACTAGAATCTTTGGACCAGTTGGCAGAGAGGTTAGATATGCTAACTTTATGAAAATTGTTTCACTTGCTCCGGAGGTATTATAA
- the rpsH gene encoding 30S ribosomal protein S8, whose amino-acid sequence MVNDIIADSITRIRNASMRKLEYTNLYYAKIVVAILEVFKTKGFIKDFRINSKDNKQSITVMLCYDDNGRSLINEVKRISKPGRRVYKSRTELKRFKNGYGTIVVSTSKGVISNDEAYKNNVGGEALCSIW is encoded by the coding sequence ATGGTAAATGATATAATTGCAGATTCTATTACTAGAATCAGAAATGCTTCTATGAGAAAACTAGAATATACAAATCTTTATTATGCAAAGATTGTTGTAGCAATCTTAGAGGTTTTTAAAACTAAAGGATTTATTAAAGATTTTAGAATCAACTCTAAAGACAATAAACAAAGTATAACTGTAATGCTTTGCTATGATGACAATGGAAGATCTTTAATAAATGAGGTTAAGAGGATTAGCAAGCCTGGAAGAAGAGTTTATAAAAGTAGAACAGAATTAAAGAGATTTAAAAATGGCTATGGAACTATTGTAGTAAGCACTTCTAAGGGTGTAATTTCAAATGATGAAGCTTATAAAAATAATGTAGGCGGCGAAGCTTTATGCAGTATATGGTAG
- a CDS encoding type Z 30S ribosomal protein S14 encodes MAKKSMIAKNARKAKFSSRSYSRCQVCGRPHSVYRYFNLCRVCLRKMGNEGLLPGIRKSSW; translated from the coding sequence ATGGCAAAAAAATCAATGATTGCAAAAAATGCAAGAAAAGCAAAATTTAGTTCAAGATCTTATTCTAGATGTCAGGTTTGCGGTCGTCCTCATTCTGTTTATAGATATTTTAATTTATGCAGAGTTTGTTTAAGGAAAATGGGTAATGAAGGCTTATTACCTGGTATTAGAAAGTCTAGCTGGTAG
- the rpsQ gene encoding 30S ribosomal protein S17: MNKEQKFKRVIQGKVVKKSGDKSFSVLVERKVVHPKYRKIVKRFKKYIIHDENNSCNIGDVVEAIECKPISKSKSFKLNKTITAGVE, encoded by the coding sequence ATGAATAAAGAGCAAAAATTTAAGAGAGTTATTCAGGGCAAAGTTGTTAAAAAAAGTGGTGATAAAAGCTTTAGTGTGTTGGTTGAGAGAAAAGTTGTTCATCCAAAATATAGAAAAATTGTAAAAAGATTTAAAAAATACATAATTCACGATGAAAATAATTCTTGTAATATAGGTGATGTTGTTGAGGCAATAGAGTGCAAACCTATATCTAAGAGCAAGTCTTTTAAATTAAATAAGACAATAACTGCAGGAGTTGAGTAA
- the rplP gene encoding 50S ribosomal protein L16, whose amino-acid sequence MLMPKKTKYRKQMKGRNRGKATRGNKIAFGDIAIKATEAGRIDSRQIEAARIAMTRHIKRSGKVWIRVFPDKPITAKPLETRMGKGKGAVDKWVMNIKPGRVIYEMVGVEESLAREALALAQSKLPFKTKIITSESENEIY is encoded by the coding sequence ATGTTAATGCCAAAGAAAACTAAATATAGAAAGCAAATGAAAGGTCGCAATAGAGGCAAAGCTACTCGTGGAAATAAAATAGCTTTTGGTGATATTGCAATCAAGGCAACTGAAGCTGGAAGAATAGATTCAAGACAAATTGAAGCAGCAAGAATTGCTATGACAAGACATATTAAAAGATCTGGTAAAGTATGGATTCGTGTTTTTCCAGATAAACCAATTACTGCTAAACCATTAGAAACAAGAATGGGTAAAGGTAAAGGTGCTGTTGATAAATGGGTTATGAATATTAAGCCAGGTAGAGTTATATATGAAATGGTTGGTGTGGAAGAATCTTTAGCTAGAGAAGCTTTGGCATTAGCACAAAGTAAGCTTCCATTTAAGACAAAAATTATAACTAGTGAGAGTGAAAATGAAATCTATTGA
- the secY gene encoding preprotein translocase subunit SecY yields the protein MNKTIVNKILITLAFLFAYRILAYVPIPGVDVEVIKRFFDSNSGNALGLFNMFSGQAVERLSIISLGIMPYITASIVMELLAATFPNLAKMKKERDGMQKYMQIIRYATIAITIVQAVSVSIGLKALEDGSAILIDMNTFIIISVFSMLAGTMMLMWIGEQITQKGVGNGISLIIFAGIVAGIPSAIGGTFELVNTGEINILELIAIIIVILATIFAIIYIELAERRIPVSYARKIIMQNQNKRIMNYIPIKLNLSGVIPPIFASAVLIFPSTILQASSNSTMLAIADFLSPNGNAYNIIMFFLVMFFAFFYSSIVFNSKDISDNLKRQGGFIPGLRPGEGTANFLNTTASNLTFWGALYLAVISTIPWVLLKIMGVPFVFGGTAVLIVVQVAIDTMRRIEAQIYMNKYQTLSATGL from the coding sequence ATGAATAAAACTATAGTCAATAAGATTCTAATCACTTTAGCATTTTTATTTGCATATCGAATTTTGGCTTATGTGCCAATTCCTGGAGTTGATGTAGAAGTTATTAAAAGATTCTTTGATTCTAATTCTGGTAATGCTCTAGGTTTGTTTAATATGTTTAGTGGGCAAGCAGTTGAAAGACTTAGTATTATTTCACTTGGAATTATGCCTTATATTACCGCATCAATTGTGATGGAGCTTCTGGCTGCTACATTTCCAAATCTTGCTAAAATGAAAAAAGAACGTGATGGTATGCAAAAATATATGCAAATTATTAGATACGCAACCATAGCAATTACTATTGTTCAAGCTGTTAGTGTATCTATAGGATTAAAAGCATTAGAAGATGGTAGTGCAATTTTAATTGATATGAATACATTTATTATTATTTCTGTATTTTCTATGTTGGCTGGCACAATGATGCTTATGTGGATAGGAGAGCAGATCACGCAAAAAGGTGTAGGTAATGGGATTAGTCTTATAATCTTTGCTGGAATTGTTGCTGGAATCCCATCTGCTATAGGTGGCACATTTGAACTTGTCAATACTGGCGAAATAAATATTTTAGAATTGATTGCAATTATTATAGTTATACTTGCAACAATCTTTGCTATTATATATATAGAGCTTGCAGAGCGCAGAATCCCAGTGAGCTATGCTAGAAAAATTATTATGCAAAATCAAAACAAAAGAATAATGAACTATATACCAATTAAGTTAAATCTAAGTGGTGTTATACCACCTATTTTTGCATCTGCTGTATTGATATTTCCATCTACTATTTTGCAAGCTTCATCAAATAGCACGATGTTAGCAATTGCTGATTTTTTAAGCCCAAATGGAAATGCATATAATATTATTATGTTTTTTTTAGTTATGTTTTTTGCATTTTTCTATTCTTCTATTGTATTTAATTCTAAAGATATATCTGATAATCTAAAAAGACAAGGTGGATTTATACCTGGACTTAGACCAGGTGAAGGAACTGCAAATTTTTTAAATACAACTGCAAGTAATCTTACTTTTTGGGGAGCATTGTATTTAGCTGTTATATCTACTATTCCTTGGGTTTTATTAAAGATTATGGGAGTTCCATTTGTATTTGGTGGGACAGCAGTTTTGATTGTTGTTCAAGTTGCTATTGATACGATGA
- the rplR gene encoding 50S ribosomal protein L18, with protein MLSNTLKLKKKLQLKRKARVRGRIFGNSTKPRVSIFKSNKYFYAQAIDDTKGVTLASVDGKKLGLSNNIENVKVIAEHFAKSLKEANISQVVFDRNGYLYHGVVASFADSLRANGISL; from the coding sequence ATGTTAAGTAATACTTTAAAATTAAAAAAGAAGCTTCAATTAAAAAGAAAAGCTAGAGTTAGAGGTAGAATCTTTGGAAATTCTACAAAACCTAGAGTAAGTATTTTTAAATCTAATAAATATTTTTATGCACAGGCAATTGATGATACTAAAGGTGTTACACTAGCTAGTGTAGATGGTAAAAAATTAGGTTTATCAAATAATATTGAAAATGTAAAAGTAATAGCAGAGCATTTTGCAAAAAGCCTCAAAGAAGCAAATATATCACAAGTTGTTTTTGACAGAAATGGATATTTATATCATGGTGTAGTTGCTAGTTTTGCAGATTCTCTTAGAGCAAATGGTATATCTTTATAA
- the rpsC gene encoding 30S ribosomal protein S3, with translation MGQKVSPIGLRLGINRNWISRWFPSQKITASNIGEDYKIRNFVKNELYYAGISETIIERTTKKIKITVVAARPGVIIGKKGADIEKIKENLKKLVKKDIAVNIKEVKRPQANAQLAAENVAMQLERRVAFRRAMKKVMQTAMKSGAKGIKVKVSGRLAGAEMARTEWYMEGRVPLHTLRAKIDYGFAEAKTTFGIIGVKVWIFKGEVLHKGIQLDKKEADVKTEPKASKKRGRQ, from the coding sequence ATGGGTCAAAAAGTTAGTCCAATAGGTCTTAGATTAGGTATTAATAGAAATTGGATTTCTAGATGGTTTCCTTCTCAAAAAATAACTGCATCTAATATAGGTGAAGATTATAAAATTCGTAATTTTGTTAAAAATGAATTATATTATGCTGGTATTAGTGAGACTATTATAGAAAGAACAACAAAGAAAATTAAAATCACTGTTGTAGCAGCTCGCCCTGGTGTTATTATCGGTAAAAAAGGTGCAGATATTGAAAAGATTAAAGAGAATCTTAAAAAATTAGTTAAAAAAGACATAGCTGTAAATATTAAAGAAGTAAAAAGACCACAAGCTAATGCTCAATTAGCCGCTGAAAATGTAGCTATGCAATTAGAAAGAAGAGTTGCTTTTAGACGTGCTATGAAAAAGGTTATGCAAACAGCTATGAAATCTGGTGCAAAAGGTATTAAAGTAAAAGTATCAGGAAGACTTGCTGGTGCTGAAATGGCTAGAACTGAATGGTATATGGAAGGTAGAGTGCCTCTTCATACATTAAGAGCAAAGATTGATTATGGTTTTGCTGAAGCAAAAACTACTTTTGGAATTATTGGTGTAAAAGTTTGGATATTTAAAGGAGAGGTCCTTCATAAAGGAATCCAGCTTGATAAGAAAGAAGCTGATGTTAAAACAGAACCTAAAGCTAGCAAAAAACGAGGGAGGCAATAA
- the rplV gene encoding 50S ribosomal protein L22: MSKAILKYIRLSPTKARLIAREIQGMNAELALATLEFTPNKAAKVIYKVVASAVANGNYDAQSVVIKSCRVDAGPVLRRMTPKARGRGAPIRKPTSHVMVEVIETKEDKVKKGGVN; encoded by the coding sequence ATGAGTAAGGCAATATTAAAATATATTAGATTATCACCTACAAAAGCTAGATTGATTGCAAGAGAGATACAAGGAATGAATGCTGAATTGGCACTTGCCACTTTAGAATTTACACCAAATAAAGCTGCAAAAGTTATATATAAGGTTGTAGCATCTGCTGTTGCCAATGGAAATTATGATGCTCAAAGTGTAGTGATTAAGTCTTGTAGAGTTGATGCAGGTCCAGTTCTTAGAAGAATGACACCAAAAGCTAGAGGAAGAGGTGCTCCAATAAGAAAACCTACTTCACATGTAATGGTTGAAGTTATTGAAACAAAAGAAGATAAAGTTAAAAAAGGTGGGGTGAATTAA
- the rpmC gene encoding 50S ribosomal protein L29, which translates to MKFSDIKDKDIQELQTMLKEKKLKLFELKLQLKTMQLTNYCEISSVRKEIARINTAISAKRG; encoded by the coding sequence ATAAAATTTAGTGATATTAAAGATAAAGATATACAAGAATTGCAAACTATGTTGAAAGAAAAAAAGCTAAAACTATTTGAATTAAAATTACAACTTAAAACAATGCAACTTACTAATTATTGTGAGATTTCTAGCGTTAGAAAAGAAATAGCAAGAATTAATACTGCTATATCAGCAAAAAGAGGTTAA
- the rplD gene encoding 50S ribosomal protein L4 produces MSKAIVLNEQFEKKTDISLPEKYAEVKEHNLYLYVKSYLASLRNNSAKAKTRGEVSGGGKKPWSQKGGGRARAGSITSPVFVGGGVAHGPQNNRNYDIKINKKQKRLALEYALNQKASLDKLYIVDSIDIASGKTKDASSIFKKLNEKSVLFVVKNINDNTFLAFRNLKDCYVVEENEVNAYLIAAFRAVVCEKAVFDNLVNNIRG; encoded by the coding sequence ATGAGTAAAGCTATTGTATTAAATGAACAATTTGAGAAAAAAACAGATATATCTCTTCCAGAAAAATATGCAGAAGTTAAAGAGCATAATTTATATTTATATGTAAAATCATATCTTGCATCATTAAGAAATAATTCTGCAAAAGCAAAAACTAGAGGCGAAGTAAGCGGTGGTGGTAAAAAACCTTGGAGTCAAAAAGGCGGCGGAAGAGCAAGAGCAGGAAGCATTACATCACCTGTATTTGTTGGTGGTGGTGTTGCTCATGGTCCTCAAAATAATCGAAATTATGATATTAAGATAAACAAAAAACAAAAAAGATTAGCATTAGAATATGCACTTAATCAAAAAGCATCTTTAGATAAACTTTACATTGTAGATTCTATCGATATTGCTAGTGGTAAAACAAAAGATGCATCTTCTATATTTAAAAAGCTAAATGAAAAAAGTGTATTGTTTGTTGTAAAAAATATTAATGATAATACTTTTCTTGCATTTAGGAATCTAAAAGATTGTTATGTTGTCGAAGAAAATGAAGTAAATGCTTATTTGATAGCTGCATTTAGAGCTGTTGTGTGTGAAAAAGCTGTATTTGACAATTTAGTAAATAATATAAGGGGATAA
- the rpsS gene encoding 30S ribosomal protein S19 codes for MGRSIKKGPFTDDYLVKKVLKAKETKDNKPIKTWSRRSTIIPEMIGLTFNVHNGRVFIPVYITESHIGYKLGEFALTRTFKGHKGSVQKKIGK; via the coding sequence ATGGGAAGATCAATTAAAAAAGGTCCTTTTACTGATGACTATTTGGTTAAAAAAGTTTTAAAAGCAAAAGAAACTAAAGATAATAAACCGATTAAAACATGGTCAAGAAGAAGCACTATCATTCCAGAAATGATAGGCCTTACTTTTAATGTTCATAATGGAAGAGTTTTTATTCCTGTGTATATAACAGAATCTCATATTGGATATAAATTAGGTGAATTTGCTCTTACAAGAACATTTAAAGGGCATAAAGGCTCTGTTCAAAAAAAGATTGGTAAATAA
- the rpsE gene encoding 30S ribosomal protein S5 gives MEINREEFKEVVVNIGRVTKVVKGGRRFRFNALVVVGNKNGLVGFGLGKAKEVPDAIKKAIDDAFKNIVQVNIKGTTIAHDIEHKYNASRILLRPASEGTGVIAGGSARPVIELAGIKDILTKSLGSSNPYNVVRATIDALSRIKA, from the coding sequence ATGGAAATCAATAGAGAAGAATTTAAAGAAGTAGTAGTAAATATTGGTAGAGTAACTAAAGTTGTCAAAGGTGGTAGAAGATTCCGCTTTAATGCTCTTGTTGTAGTTGGAAATAAAAATGGTCTTGTTGGATTTGGGCTTGGTAAAGCAAAAGAAGTTCCAGATGCAATCAAAAAAGCTATTGATGATGCTTTTAAAAATATTGTTCAAGTAAATATTAAAGGTACAACAATTGCTCATGATATAGAACATAAATATAATGCAAGTAGAATCTTACTTAGACCAGCAAGTGAAGGAACTGGAGTAATAGCAGGTGGTAGTGCTAGACCTGTAATAGAGCTTGCAGGAATTAAAGATATACTAACAAAATCACTTGGTTCAAGCAATCCTTACAATGTAGTGCGTGCTACAATTGATGCTTTAAGTAGAATCAAAGCATAA
- the rplE gene encoding 50S ribosomal protein L5, translating to MYQLKELYLNEVRDKLSKEFDIKNPMLIPKLEKIVISVGAGEYSKETKIMQNIADTISLIAGQKAVITKAKKSVAGFKMREGALMGVKVTLRGKRMYNFLEKLIVISLPRVKDFRGIPKNGFDGNGNYNFGLKEQLVFPEVVYDDIMVTHGMNITIVTSTNNDKEAFKLLEFLGMPFGKGK from the coding sequence ATGTATCAGTTGAAGGAATTATATTTAAATGAAGTTAGAGATAAGCTATCAAAAGAATTTGATATTAAAAATCCTATGCTTATTCCAAAACTTGAAAAGATTGTAATAAGCGTTGGAGCTGGAGAATATTCAAAAGAAACAAAAATAATGCAAAATATTGCAGATACTATTTCTTTAATAGCTGGACAAAAAGCTGTGATTACAAAAGCAAAAAAATCTGTTGCTGGATTTAAAATGAGAGAAGGTGCTTTAATGGGTGTTAAAGTTACTCTTAGAGGTAAAAGAATGTATAACTTTTTAGAGAAATTAATTGTTATCTCATTGCCTAGAGTAAAAGACTTTAGAGGGATTCCAAAAAATGGATTTGATGGAAATGGTAATTATAACTTTGGTCTTAAAGAACAGCTTGTATTTCCTGAAGTTGTTTATGATGATATCATGGTTACTCATGGTATGAATATCACTATAGTAACTTCTACAAATAATGATAAAGAAGCTTTTAAATTATTAGAATTTCTTGGTATGCCTTTTGGGAAAGGAAAATAA
- the rplB gene encoding 50S ribosomal protein L2 has protein sequence MAIKTYKPYTPSRRFMSNLSSSDITAKASVRSLLTKLKVTSGRNNNGRITSRHKEGGAKKLYRIIDFKRNKLNIEGIVKAIEYDPFRNCRIALIAYVDGEKRYILQPNGLNVGDKILSADEGIDVKVGYSMKLRAIPIGTIIHNIELHPGAGGQLVRSAGASAQLMGREGKYSIIKMPSGEMRYILEECRATIGSIGNEDYMNISIGKAGRARHMGIRPQTRGSAMNPIDHPHGGGEGKTGSSGHPVSPWGTPAKGYKTRRKKSSDRLIISRKKK, from the coding sequence ATGGCTATTAAAACTTATAAACCATATACGCCAAGCAGGCGATTTATGTCTAATCTTAGTTCCAGTGATATTACTGCTAAAGCTAGTGTAAGATCATTGCTAACAAAATTAAAAGTGACTTCAGGTAGAAATAATAATGGCAGAATTACTTCTAGACATAAAGAAGGTGGAGCAAAAAAACTTTATAGAATTATTGATTTTAAACGTAATAAATTAAATATAGAAGGTATTGTAAAGGCTATTGAATATGATCCATTTAGAAATTGTCGTATAGCTCTTATTGCTTATGTAGATGGTGAGAAAAGATATATATTGCAACCAAATGGTCTTAATGTTGGAGATAAGATTCTATCTGCTGATGAAGGTATAGATGTAAAAGTTGGATATTCTATGAAATTACGAGCTATTCCAATTGGAACTATTATTCACAATATAGAACTTCACCCTGGTGCTGGCGGACAATTAGTAAGAAGTGCTGGTGCAAGTGCTCAATTAATGGGTAGAGAAGGCAAATATTCAATTATTAAAATGCCAAGTGGTGAAATGAGATATATCTTAGAAGAATGTAGAGCGACTATAGGAAGTATAGGTAATGAAGACTATATGAATATTTCTATCGGTAAAGCAGGTAGAGCTAGACATATGGGTATTAGACCACAGACAAGAGGTTCTGCGATGAATCCTATCGATCACCCACATGGTGGTGGTGAAGGTAAAACTGGTTCTAGCGGACATCCTGTATCACCTTGGGGAACACCTGCTAAAGGTTACAAGACAAGACGTAAAAAGTCTAGTGATAGATTAATTATTTCAAGAAAGAAAAAATAA
- a CDS encoding 50S ribosomal protein L23, with the protein MADITDIKTIMYTEKSLSQQESGIIVMQTSQRVSKNQLKNICIQYFGFTPLRINSLNQQGKTKRFRGIEGNRNNFKKFYVKVPEGAKIESLKS; encoded by the coding sequence ATGGCAGATATAACAGATATCAAAACAATAATGTATACAGAAAAGTCCCTAAGCCAACAAGAAAGTGGGATTATAGTTATGCAAACTTCACAAAGAGTTAGCAAAAATCAACTAAAAAATATCTGTATTCAATATTTTGGATTTACTCCACTTAGAATTAATTCTCTCAATCAACAAGGAAAAACAAAAAGATTTAGAGGTATAGAAGGTAATAGAAATAACTTTAAGAAATTCTATGTAAAAGTGCCTGAAGGTGCTAAGATAGAATCTCTAAAATCATAA